In the Drosophila gunungcola strain Sukarami unplaced genomic scaffold, Dgunungcola_SK_2 000001F, whole genome shotgun sequence genome, one interval contains:
- the LOC128263531 gene encoding sodium bicarbonate cotransporter 3 isoform X15, whose translation MAKNNEYIELPWTMNSSSGDDEAPKDPRTGGEDFTQQFTENDFEVTPPAQRVQFILGEDVDDGTHVSHPLFSEMGMLVKEGDEIEWKETARWIKFEEDVEEGGNRWSKPHVATLSLHSLFELRRLLVNGSVMLDMEAHNLEVMADLVCDHMVSAGALPPGVKDKVKDALLRRHRHQHEYAKKTRLPIIRSLADMRNHSSSKKKKSNSKHSRPAQNLPSITEDMVKSPSNQSMARPGSGSELSEQQHKGNTHFMRKIPPGAEASNILVGEVDFLERTLSCFIRLSQAVVLGDLTEVPVPTRFVFILLGPPGSQSNFHEIGRAMATLMSDEIFHEVAYRARKRDHLLSGVDEFLDAVTVLPPGEWDPTIRIEPPAAVPSQEVRKRPPELPKEEVDEEEEEARLREENGLSRTGRLFGGLINDIKRKAPWYISDYKDALSMQCIASWIFLYFACLSPIITFGGLLAEATGKHMAAMESLVSGFVCGMGYGFFSGQPLTILGSTGPVLVFESIIYEFCLKMGWEYMTFRFWIGMWVAGICIVLTAIDASALVCYITRFTEENFATLIAFIFIYKAIENVMVIGKNFPVNQGIYDCICTPPIGSNASVIDYAKYNWDYCESYNGTLVGGDCGKPPTENVFLMSVVLCAGTFIISTLLKEFKNALFFPSIVRQYISDFSVLIAIFAMSFFDYSLGVPTQKLEVPNELKPTLSTRGWLIPPFSERNPWWSPIIAVFPALLGTILIFMDQQITAVIVNRKENKLKKGCGYHLDLFILSILIAICSMMGLPWFVAATVLSINHVNSLKLESECSAPGEKPQFLGVREQRVTHIMIFLTIGGSVLLTPLLGHIPMPVLFGVFLYMGVASLKGLQFFDRILIMFMPAKYQPDYMFLRQVPIKRVHLFTIIQLACLIILWLIKSFSQTSILFPLMLVVMIGIRKALDLVFTRRELKILDDIMPEMTKRAAADDLHKLDAEVGLLARIFPWGKGSRGRVVTKPPGSDSAIAGEAVGPGLISCTTSNANEKEFEAQSSLLKK comes from the exons ACCTTGGACCATGAACTCCTCCAGCGGCGATGATGAGGCGCCGAAGGATCCGCGCACTGGCGGCGAGGATTTTACGCAACAATTTACAGAGAACGATTTCGAGG TGACTCCCCCGGCCCAGCGAGTTCAGTTCATACTGGGCGAAGATGTGGACGACGGCACACATGTATCGCATCCCCTGTTCTCCGAAATGGGGATGTTGGTGAAGGAGGGCGACGAGATCGAGTGGAAGGAGACAGCGCGATGGATCAAATTCGAGGAGGATGTGGAGGAGGGTGGCAATCGGTGGTCGAAGCCCCACGTGGCCACCCTCTCGCTTCACTCGCTTTTCGAGCTGCGCCGCCTGCTGGTCAACGGCAGTGTAATGCTGGACATGGAGGCCCACAACCTGGAGGTGATGGCCGATCTGGTCTGCGATCACATGGTCAGCGCGGGAGCCCTGCCACCGGGGGTCAAGGACAAGGTCAAGGACGCCCTCCTGCGCCGCCATCGCCATCAGCACGAGTATGCCAAGAAGACGCGACTGCCGATTATTCGATCGTTGGCCGATATGCGTAATCACTCGTCATCGAAAA agaaaaaatccaattctAAACACTCGCGGCCCGCACAAAACCTGCCATCGATCACAGAGGACATGGTCAAGAGTCCAAGTAACCAATCGATGGCCCGCCCGGGAAGTGGATCCGAGCTGAGTGAGCAGCAGCACAAGGGCAACACCCACTTCATGCGGAAGATTCCGCCGGGAGCGGAGGCCAGCAACATCCTGGTTGGCGAGGTGGACTTCCTGGAGCGAACCCTGTCCTGCTTCATCCGGTTGAGCCAGGCGGTCGTCCTGGGCGATCTCACCGAGGTGCCCGTGCCCACAAG ATTTGTATTTATCCTGCTTGGTCCGCCTGGCAGTCAGAGCAACTTCCACGAGATCGGCCGGGCAATGGCCACGCTGATGTCCGACGAGATCTTCCACGAGGTTGCCTACCGAGCACGCAAGCGGGACCATTTGTTGTCCGGGGTGGACGAGTTCCTGGACGCGGTCACCGTATTGCCGCCCGGCGAGTGGGATCCCACCATTCGGATTGAGCCACCGGCGGCCGTTCCCTCGCAGGAGGTGCGTAAACGTCCGCCGGAGTTGCCCAAGGAGGAGgtggacgaggaggaggaggaggcacGCCTACGGGAGGAGAACGGGCTGTCCCGGACGGGTCGACTCTTTGGAGGACTCATCAACGACATCAAGAGGAAGGCACCGTGGTACATTAGCGACTACAAGGACGCCCTATCCATGCAGTGCATCGCCTCCTGGATCTTCCTGTACTTCGCCTGCCTCTCCCCGATCATCACCTTCGGAGGTCTGCTGGCCGAGGCCACTGGCAAGCACATGGCTGCGATGGAGTCGCTGGTGTCCGGGTTCGTTTGTGGCATGGGCTATGGCTTCTTTTCGGGTCAGCCGCTGACAATTCTCGGGTCCACCGGTCCAGTCCTGGTCTTCGAGTCAATTATCTACGAGTTCTGTCTGAAGATGGGCTGGGAATATATGACCTTCCGGTTCTGGATCGGCATGTGGGTCGCCGGCATTTGCATCGTCTTGACCGCGATTGATGCCAGTGCCCTCGTTTGCTACATCACCCGCTTCACCGAGGAGAATTTCGCTACCCTGATCGCGTTCATCTTTATCTACAAGGCCATCGAGAATGTGATGGTAATCGGCAAGAATTTCCCCGTCAATCAGGGGATATACGACTGTATCTGTACACCGCCAATCGGGAGCAATGCCAGTGTGATCGATTATGCCAAATACAATTGGGATTATTGTGAG TCCTACAATGGCACTTTGGTTGGCGGAGATTGTGGCAAACCGCCCACCGAGAACGTTTTCCTAATGTCGGTGGTACTCTGCGCTGGCACCTTCATCATCTCCACCCTGCTGAAGGAGTTCAAGAACGCCCTCTTCTTCCCCTCCATCGTTCGGCAGTACATCAGTGACTTTTCCGTGCTGATCGCGATATTCGCCATGAGTTTCTTCGATTATTCCCTGGGAGTTCCCACCCAGAAACTGGAGGTGCCCAACGAGCTGAAGCCCACGCTGAGCACCAGAGGCTGGCTCATCCCGCCGTTCTCCGAAAGGAACCCCTGGTGGTCGCCAATCATCGCCGTATTCCCCGCCCTGCTTGGCACTATCCTGATCTTCATGGATCAACAGATCACCGCTGTCATCGTGAATCGCAAGGAGAACAAACTGAAGAAGGGCTGTGGCTACCATCTGGACCTGTTTATCCTCTCCATTCTGATTGCCATTTGCAGCATGATGGGCCTGCCTTG GTTCGTCGCTGCCACCGTGCTGAGCATCAACCACGTGAACTCGCTGAAACTGGAATCGGAGTGCTCGGCCCCTGGCgagaagccacagttcctgggAGTGCGCGAGCAGCGGGTGACGCACATCATGATCTTCTTGACCATCGGCGGCTCCGTGCTCCTGACCCCGCTGCTCGGCCACATTCCCATGCCGGTCCTGTTCGGCGTCTTTCTTTATATGGGCGTGGCCTCGCTCAAGGGTCTGCAGTTCTTTGATCGCATACTGATTATGTTCATGCCGGCCAAGTACCAGCCGGACTATATGTTCCTGCGCCAG GTTCCCATTAAGCGCGTCCACCTGTTCACCATTATTCAGCTGGCCTGTCTCATTATTCTCTGGCTGATCAAGTCCTTCTCGCAGACCTCCATTCTGTTCCCCCTGATGCTGGTGGTAATGATCGGCATACGGAAGGCCCTGGATCTGGTGTTCACCCGTCGAGAGCTGAAGATCCTGGACGACATTATGCCGGAGATGACGAAGAGGGCGGCGGCAGATGATCTGCATAAACTGGACGCTGAGGTGGGCTTATTGGCGCGAATTTTCCCCTGGGGAAAAGGTAGTCGGGGCAGGGTGGTGACCAAGCCGCCGGGCTCCGATAGTGCAATCGCTGGCGAGGCCGTTGGTCCTGGCCTCATCAGTTGCACCACCTCAAATGCAAATGAGAAGGAATTCGAGGCACAGAGCAGTCTGCTTAAAAAGTAG